Part of the Cetobacterium ceti genome is shown below.
GGTTTTTTACATTCAAAATCTTAATATCAATGGGGGGATTTTCGCCTTAGGCATTATCCTTATCATTCTTGTTAAGACTAGAAAATAACCTCGTACCTCACACCCTGCGGGGTCTTTTTTTTATAAAAAAAATTTAGAAGAACTGCTCAATTTACTCTCGATCCTAAAAAAGAAAAAAGTATAAAAATAGCCATATTATCTTTAAAAATTGAGAACTAGTAATAAATCTTTAGATTTTGCATGACTTTTAAATCCATTAAATCCATATAAAAACCACATATTAATATTCATCTTTTCCCCCTCTAATTAATTGGTGAAACATTTAATATGTCCATAAGTTGTTTTTTCACTCTAAAACTCCTTTAATCAAAAATATAATTAATATCTTTATTGTAGTTTTCAAGTACAATGTCTTGTGTTGTAAGAATAGTTGCTCTAAATCCTGATCTAACAGTTAAAGTTGGCTGAACATTTAATACTTTTTCAGCATATCTATTTCCAACTGCCATTATTTGTTGTCCTGCTCCTTGCCCTGCCTGACTTTGCCAATCATTTTCATTCCTATTATTGTTATCTGATGTTGTTATTGCTCCTCCTGCTCCTAGAATTGCAGACATTAATACAGACCCTACAACTCTTGACATATGAGTATCAACTTTATCTCTTAATCCTGATTGACCTTCTAAATCACTACCTATCATACTTCCTAAATTTATTGATTTTCCATTAGGAAGAGTTAATCTATTAAAAACTACTTGCACTCTTTCTTGACCAAAAGCCACATCACTTGAATACTGTCCTAAAAGTTTTGCTCCTTGGGGTATTAAAAGTTTTATTCCAGTTAAAGAGTCATAAACATTTTCTCTTGTTATTGCAAGTATTGTGCCTGGATTATCTGAATTAACCTTAGCCCACATTGTTACTGGAAGTATGCTTCCTGCCTTTAATGTGTATTTTGATATTGTAGGAGTTAATGTTTTTCTAAGTACAAATTCATCAACAGAACTTTCCGCTATAAACTTTTTCTTTTTATCTTGCATATTAGGATCATTTGATTCTTGCTTATATAGTGAAGCTAAAAAATTAGGGTCTAAATTAGGATTTTGGCTATTATTTCCGTTTCCAACATTAGGATTTATAAATTCTTTATCGCTTCTTTTAAATCCTGAAAGCCTTGCTTCTACCGCTCTTTCTCTTCTTTGCTTTCTTAATTCTTCTCTAAATAATTCTTCTTCTGTTTTCGGGGGTGCTTCTTGTTGCACATATATTATTTTTTCCTGAGCTTCTAATGGTTTCTCTTGTACTTTTTCCTCTAATTTTCTATCAACTTCATCTTGAATCTCTTTATCACCATAATTATCAGATATATTTTTTGTTATTCCTCCTTCACTTGCTTTTTCTATCTTTGTAGGAGCTTCTATTTCTTTCTCCTCACTTGAATCACTAAATAAAGTAAAATAAATAAAAGGCACTCCAAAAATAATTAATAGGATTATTACTATATATTTAGAAACATTTTTTAAATTAAGTTTTGGAGTTCTAGGCATATTTTTATTTTGTTCATCTTTTAATTTATCAGCCATTTCTCCTCCT
Proteins encoded:
- a CDS encoding TrbI/VirB10 family protein, with product MADKLKDEQNKNMPRTPKLNLKNVSKYIVIILLIIFGVPFIYFTLFSDSSEEKEIEAPTKIEKASEGGITKNISDNYGDKEIQDEVDRKLEEKVQEKPLEAQEKIIYVQQEAPPKTEEELFREELRKQRRERAVEARLSGFKRSDKEFINPNVGNGNNSQNPNLDPNFLASLYKQESNDPNMQDKKKKFIAESSVDEFVLRKTLTPTISKYTLKAGSILPVTMWAKVNSDNPGTILAITRENVYDSLTGIKLLIPQGAKLLGQYSSDVAFGQERVQVVFNRLTLPNGKSINLGSMIGSDLEGQSGLRDKVDTHMSRVVGSVLMSAILGAGGAITTSDNNNRNENDWQSQAGQGAGQQIMAVGNRYAEKVLNVQPTLTVRSGFRATILTTQDIVLENYNKDINYIFD